A genomic stretch from Solanum stenotomum isolate F172 chromosome 8, ASM1918654v1, whole genome shotgun sequence includes:
- the LOC125873396 gene encoding two-component response regulator ARR17-like, with amino-acid sequence MEMFANSSSISKGMGEVVASDEPHVLAVDDNLVDRKLVEILLKKSSCKVTTAEDGLRALEYLGLAAHQDSSANSNGSKVNMIITDYCMPGMTGYELLKKIKESSMMKDVPVVIMSSENIPTRINQCMEEGAQIFMLKPLKHADVERLRCQIMQCRG; translated from the exons ATGGAGATGTTTGCTAATTCATCatcgatttcaaagggaatGGGGGAAGTTGTTGCAAGTGATGAACCTCATGTCTTAGCTGTTGATGACAATCTTGTTGATCGTAAACTTGTTGAAATATTACTCAAGAAATCTTCTTGCAAAG TAACTACTGCAGAAGATGGTCTGAGGGCTTTAGAGTATTTGGGTTTGGCAGCACATCAAGATAGCTCGGCAAATAGCAAT GGCTCAAAGGTTAATATGATAATAACAGATTATTGTATGCCAGGAATGACTGGTTATGAACTGCTCAAGAAAATCAAG GAATCGTCGATGATGAAGGATGTGCCAGTTGTGATAATGTCATCCGAGAATATCCCAACTCGAATTAATCA ATGTATGGAAGAAGGAGCTCAAATATTCATGCTGAAGCCTCTGAAACACGCTGATGTCGAAAGGCTAAGATGCCAAATAATGCAATGCCGAGGATAG